The [Flavobacterium] thermophilum genome has a segment encoding these proteins:
- a CDS encoding NADH dehydrogenase subunit A produces the protein MLSNVYANSYLIIFVFLCLGVLLPIGALAVGRLLRPHVLEDAYINRLAKDVPTLVVPRAAIHANHPIHRPDGLLVGDDEQLCALPCGRNDDGH, from the coding sequence GTGTTGAGCAACGTCTATGCGAACAGTTATTTGATTATTTTCGTCTTCCTTTGCCTCGGGGTGTTGCTGCCGATCGGGGCGCTTGCGGTTGGACGCTTGTTGCGGCCGCATGTGCTCGAAGACGCGTATATCAACCGGCTGGCGAAAGACGTGCCGACGCTTGTTGTTCCCAGGGCTGCAATACACGCAAATCATCCCATACACCGACCGGATGGACTACTTGTCGGCGATGACGAACAACTATGTGCTTTGCCATGCGGTCGAAACGATGATGGGCATTGA
- the atpE gene encoding Lipid-binding protein, translating into MGVLAAAIAIGLAALGAGIGNGLIVSRTVEGIARQPEARGMLQTTMFIGVALVEAIPIIAVVIAFMVQGQ; encoded by the coding sequence ATGGGTGTATTAGCTGCAGCAATCGCTATTGGTCTTGCCGCGCTCGGCGCGGGTATCGGCAACGGTTTAATCGTTTCTCGTACAGTTGAAGGAATTGCACGCCAGCCGGAAGCTCGCGGCATGTTGCAAACGACAATGTTTATCGGGGTTGCGCTTGTTGAGGCGATTCCGATCATCGCGGTGGTTATCGCGTTTATGGTGCAAGGACAATAA
- the atpD gene encoding ATP synthase subunit beta has protein sequence MTRGRVIQVMGPVVDVKFENGHLPAIYNALKIQHQARNENEVDIDLTLEVALHLGDDTVRTIAMASTDGLIRGMEVIDTGAPISVPVGEVTLGRVFNVLGEPIDLEGDIPADARRDPIHRPAPKFEELATEVEILETGIKVVDLLAPYIKGGKIGLFGGAGVGKTVLIQELIHNIAQEHGGISVFAGVGERTREGNDLYHEMKDSGVISKTAMVFGQMNEPPGARMRVALTGLTMAEYFRDEQGQDVLLFIDNIFRFTQAGSEVSALLGRMPSAVGYQPTLATEMGQLQERITSTAKGSITSIQAIYVPADDYTDPAPATTFSHLDATTNLERKLAEMGIYPAVDPLASTSRALAPEIVGEEHYQVARKVQQTLQRYKELQDIIAILGMDELSDEDKLVVHRARRIQFFLSQNFHVAEQFTGQPGSYVPVKETVRGFKEILEGKYDHLPEDAFRLVGRIEEVVEKAKAMGVEV, from the coding sequence ATGACAAGAGGACGCGTTATCCAAGTCATGGGTCCGGTTGTAGACGTCAAGTTTGAGAACGGCCACTTGCCGGCGATCTACAACGCCCTGAAAATTCAACATCAAGCGCGCAACGAAAACGAAGTCGACATCGACTTGACATTGGAAGTCGCCTTGCACCTTGGCGATGATACAGTACGGACGATCGCGATGGCGTCCACAGACGGCCTCATCCGCGGCATGGAAGTCATCGATACCGGTGCACCGATTTCGGTGCCGGTCGGCGAAGTGACGCTCGGCCGCGTATTTAACGTCTTGGGCGAGCCGATCGACCTCGAAGGCGACATTCCGGCTGACGCCCGCCGCGACCCGATTCACCGTCCGGCGCCAAAATTCGAGGAATTGGCGACCGAAGTCGAAATTTTGGAAACGGGGATTAAAGTCGTTGACTTGCTTGCCCCGTATATTAAAGGCGGAAAAATCGGTTTGTTCGGCGGCGCTGGCGTAGGAAAAACGGTCTTGATTCAAGAGCTGATCCACAACATCGCCCAAGAGCACGGCGGGATTTCCGTCTTTGCTGGCGTCGGCGAACGGACGCGCGAAGGGAACGACTTGTACCATGAAATGAAAGACTCCGGCGTTATCAGCAAAACCGCCATGGTGTTCGGGCAAATGAACGAGCCGCCGGGGGCGCGGATGCGCGTCGCCTTGACCGGTTTGACGATGGCGGAGTACTTCCGCGATGAGCAAGGGCAAGACGTGCTGCTGTTTATCGACAACATTTTCCGCTTCACGCAGGCTGGTTCGGAAGTATCGGCGTTGTTAGGCCGCATGCCGTCGGCTGTTGGTTACCAACCGACATTGGCGACGGAGATGGGCCAATTGCAAGAGCGGATCACGTCGACGGCGAAAGGCTCGATCACCTCGATTCAAGCGATTTACGTCCCGGCCGACGACTATACAGACCCGGCTCCGGCGACGACGTTCTCGCACTTGGATGCGACGACGAACTTGGAGCGGAAGCTCGCGGAGATGGGGATTTATCCGGCCGTCGACCCGCTCGCCTCGACGTCGCGCGCGCTGGCGCCGGAAATCGTCGGCGAGGAGCACTACCAAGTCGCCCGCAAAGTGCAGCAAACGCTGCAACGTTATAAAGAATTGCAAGACATCATCGCCATCTTAGGGATGGACGAACTGTCGGACGAAGACAAACTCGTCGTTCACCGCGCCCGCCGCATCCAATTCTTCTTGTCGCAAAACTTCCACGTGGCGGAGCAGTTCACGGGCCAACCGGGCTCCTATGTGCCGGTCAAAGAAACGGTGCGCGGCTTTAAAGAAATTTTGGAAGGCAAATACGACCATCTTCCGGAAGATGCGTTCCGCTTAGTCGGCCGCATTGAAGAAGTCGTTGAAAAAGCGAAAGCGATGGGTGTCGAAGTGTGA
- the ndhH gene encoding NAD(P)H-quinone oxidoreductase subunit H, producing MTNNYVLCHAVETMMGIEVPERAEYLRVLAMELGRIASHLVWWGTYLLDLGATSPFLYAFREREMIINLLNELSGARLTFNYMRIGGVKWDAPDGWIDKVKQFVPYMREKLAGYHDLVTGNEIFRERVTGVGRYTKEEAISYSLSGVNLRSTGVKWDLRKDEPYSIYDRFEFDVPVREGGDCLARYECRMAEIEQSLRIIEQACEQFPPEGPIMGKVPRIIKAPPGETFVRIEAPRGEIGCYIASDGKKEPYRLKFRRPSFYNLQILPKLLKGQNLANVIAILGSIDIVLGEVDG from the coding sequence ATGACGAACAACTATGTGCTTTGCCATGCGGTCGAAACGATGATGGGCATTGAAGTGCCGGAGCGGGCCGAGTATTTGCGCGTTCTTGCGATGGAGCTCGGGCGGATCGCCAGCCACCTCGTTTGGTGGGGGACGTATTTGCTCGATCTTGGTGCGACAAGCCCGTTTTTGTATGCATTCCGCGAACGCGAAATGATTATTAATCTATTAAATGAGCTGTCCGGGGCGCGGCTGACGTTCAACTACATGCGCATCGGCGGCGTTAAATGGGACGCGCCGGACGGCTGGATCGACAAAGTGAAGCAGTTTGTCCCGTACATGCGGGAGAAATTGGCCGGCTACCACGACCTCGTCACCGGCAATGAAATTTTCCGCGAGCGCGTAACAGGCGTCGGGCGGTATACGAAAGAAGAAGCGATCAGCTATTCGCTCAGCGGCGTCAACTTGCGGTCGACCGGCGTCAAATGGGATTTGCGCAAAGATGAACCGTATTCAATCTATGACCGCTTTGAGTTTGATGTGCCGGTGCGCGAGGGCGGCGACTGCCTTGCCCGCTATGAATGCCGGATGGCGGAAATTGAGCAGTCGCTTCGCATCATCGAGCAGGCGTGCGAGCAATTTCCGCCTGAGGGGCCGATCATGGGAAAAGTGCCCCGCATCATAAAAGCGCCGCCGGGTGAGACGTTCGTCCGCATCGAGGCGCCGCGCGGCGAGATCGGCTGCTATATTGCGAGCGACGGCAAAAAGGAGCCGTACCGCCTCAAATTCCGGCGTCCGTCGTTTTACAATCTGCAAATACTCCCGAAGCTGCTCAAAGGGCAAAACTTGGCCAATGTCATTGCCATTCTCGGGTCGATTGACATTGTGCTCGGGGAGGTCGATGGATGA
- the atpC gene encoding F-ATPase epsilon subunit yields MKTIHVSVVTPDGPVYEDDVEMVSVKAKSGELGILPGHIPLVAPLEISAARLKKGGKTQYIAVSGGFLEVRPDNVTILAQAAERAEDIDVLRAKAAKERAERRLQSQQDDIDFNRAELALKRALNRLSVAEMK; encoded by the coding sequence ATGAAAACGATCCACGTGAGCGTCGTTACTCCTGATGGCCCGGTGTACGAAGACGATGTTGAAATGGTCAGCGTCAAAGCGAAAAGCGGCGAGCTCGGCATTTTGCCGGGGCACATCCCGCTTGTCGCCCCGCTCGAGATCAGCGCGGCCCGGCTGAAAAAAGGCGGCAAAACGCAATACATTGCTGTCAGCGGCGGCTTTTTGGAAGTCCGCCCGGACAACGTGACGATTTTGGCTCAAGCTGCTGAACGGGCGGAGGACATTGACGTCCTCCGCGCCAAAGCGGCGAAAGAGCGGGCGGAGCGCCGCCTGCAAAGCCAGCAGGATGACATCGACTTCAACCGGGCCGAACTGGCGTTGAAACGCGCCTTGAACCGTTTGAGTGTTGCGGAAATGAAGTAA
- the nuoI gene encoding NADH-quinone oxidoreductase subunit I produces MIGLMKGLVYTLKELTREKVTYDYPHEPLPLPDRFRGIQKFYPEKCIVCNQCVNICPTECIQLTGKKHPDPTKKGKVIETYNINFEICILCDLCTEVCPTEAIVMTNNFELAEYSRDALYKDLAWLDENDTNVRRENKP; encoded by the coding sequence ATGATCGGATTAATGAAAGGATTGGTGTATACGTTAAAAGAGTTGACGCGTGAAAAAGTGACGTACGATTACCCGCACGAACCGCTCCCGCTCCCGGACCGGTTTCGCGGCATTCAAAAATTTTATCCGGAAAAATGCATCGTCTGCAACCAATGCGTGAACATTTGCCCGACCGAATGCATCCAGCTGACTGGGAAGAAGCATCCGGATCCGACGAAAAAAGGAAAAGTGATTGAGACGTACAATATTAACTTCGAAATTTGCATTTTGTGCGACTTATGCACTGAAGTGTGTCCGACGGAAGCGATCGTCATGACAAACAACTTCGAGCTCGCCGAATACAGCCGCGATGCGTTGTACAAAGATTTGGCCTGGCTGGATGAAAACGATACGAACGTAAGAAGGGAGAATAAGCCGTGA
- the atpB gene encoding F-ATPase subunit 6, translating to MNHKAPLYELFGLTFNLANVLMVTITCVIVLVIAIAATRNLSMKPTGLQNFLEWVVDFVKGIIKSNMDWETGGRFHLLGLTLIMYVFVANMLGLPFSVVVHDELWWKSPTADPAITLALAMMVVALSHYYGIKLRGVSEYLKGFTSPMWFMFPLKIIEEFANTLTLGLRLYGNIFAGEILLALLVGGLATGVGGTIAAIIPTMVWQAFSIFVGAIQAFIFTMLTMVYMAHKVSHDH from the coding sequence GTGAATCATAAGGCGCCGCTTTACGAACTGTTTGGCCTTACATTTAACTTGGCCAACGTATTAATGGTGACCATCACCTGTGTCATCGTGCTGGTTATCGCCATTGCGGCGACGCGCAACCTTTCCATGAAACCAACAGGCTTGCAAAACTTTTTGGAGTGGGTTGTCGATTTTGTGAAAGGAATTATCAAAAGCAACATGGACTGGGAGACAGGGGGACGCTTCCATTTACTTGGCTTAACGTTGATCATGTATGTATTTGTCGCTAATATGTTAGGTCTTCCATTTTCTGTCGTTGTCCATGATGAACTATGGTGGAAATCACCGACGGCTGACCCGGCCATTACATTGGCGCTGGCCATGATGGTTGTAGCCCTTTCCCACTATTATGGCATTAAGTTGCGCGGCGTTTCCGAGTATTTAAAAGGTTTTACGAGCCCAATGTGGTTTATGTTTCCTCTTAAAATCATTGAAGAGTTTGCCAACACATTGACGCTCGGTCTTCGTCTTTATGGAAACATTTTTGCCGGCGAAATTTTGCTTGCATTGCTTGTCGGCGGCTTGGCTACAGGTGTTGGCGGAACGATCGCCGCGATCATTCCGACGATGGTATGGCAGGCGTTCAGTATTTTCGTCGGGGCTATTCAAGCGTTTATTTTTACAATGTTGACAATGGTTTATATGGCGCATAAAGTCAGCCATGACCATTAA
- the nuoJ gene encoding NADH-quinone oxidoreductase subunit J, which produces MSGTDIAFFLLALAAIAGGVTMLQLTNVVHMVIALVMTFVGIAGLYVLLSAEFVAVVQVLIYSGAITIIMLFAIMLTRHHTDERERQTTGGVWHRAVAAISVIAFGLAVYFGIRQLDFGADGSALSGDNAKAIGKSLYSYYTIPFEIVSVILLVALVGAIVLAKKDGKEAGDE; this is translated from the coding sequence GTGAGCGGAACCGACATCGCCTTTTTCCTGCTCGCCCTCGCGGCGATTGCCGGCGGGGTGACGATGCTCCAGCTGACAAACGTCGTCCATATGGTCATCGCCCTCGTCATGACATTTGTAGGCATTGCCGGGCTGTACGTGCTGTTGTCCGCCGAATTTGTCGCTGTTGTGCAAGTGCTTATCTATTCCGGAGCCATCACGATCATCATGCTGTTTGCCATCATGTTGACGCGCCATCACACAGACGAAAGGGAGCGCCAAACGACCGGCGGCGTCTGGCATCGGGCTGTTGCCGCCATCTCGGTTATCGCCTTTGGCCTTGCCGTCTACTTCGGCATCCGCCAGCTCGACTTCGGCGCTGACGGCAGCGCGCTTTCGGGCGACAACGCGAAGGCGATCGGCAAGTCGCTTTACTCGTATTATACGATTCCGTTTGAAATCGTGTCCGTCATTTTGCTCGTCGCCTTGGTCGGGGCGATTGTGCTGGCGAAAAAAGACGGCAAGGAGGCGGGGGACGAATGA
- the atpH gene encoding F-type ATPase subunit delta, with the protein MNQEVIAKRYASALFQIALEQQQLDRIEEDVRAVRQALAENGEFLSLLSNPNLSLEKKKALVREVFAGVSAPVQNTLLLLLERHRFGLVPELADQFIALANDARGIAEAIAYSARPLTDEELQALSDVFAKKVGKATLHIENIVDPELIGGVKLRIGNRIYDGSVSGQLERIQRQLIG; encoded by the coding sequence ATGAACCAAGAAGTGATCGCCAAACGGTATGCATCCGCTTTGTTCCAAATCGCGCTCGAACAACAGCAGCTTGACCGGATCGAGGAAGACGTCCGCGCCGTACGCCAAGCGTTGGCGGAAAACGGCGAGTTTTTATCGCTTCTTTCCAACCCGAATCTTTCTTTAGAAAAGAAAAAAGCGCTTGTTCGTGAAGTGTTCGCCGGCGTTTCTGCTCCGGTGCAAAACACGCTTTTGCTTCTTCTTGAGCGCCATCGCTTCGGCCTTGTGCCTGAACTGGCCGACCAGTTTATCGCCCTTGCCAACGATGCGCGCGGCATCGCTGAAGCGATCGCCTATTCGGCGCGCCCGTTGACGGACGAAGAACTGCAGGCGCTTTCTGACGTGTTTGCCAAAAAGGTTGGCAAAGCAACGCTCCACATTGAAAATATCGTCGACCCGGAACTGATTGGCGGCGTGAAGCTGCGCATCGGCAACCGCATTTATGACGGCAGCGTCAGCGGGCAGCTTGAACGGATTCAGCGGCAGCTCATTGGTTAA
- the atpF gene encoding F-type ATPase subunit b codes for MLAPGQTWALGATAGAVNSGDIIFQLVAFILLMILLRKFAWGPLMGVMKQREEHIANEIDQAEKRRQEAEKLLEEQRELMKQSRQEAQALIENARKLAEEQKEQIVASARAEAERVKETAKQEIEREKEQAMAALREQVASLSVLIASKVIEKELTEQDQRKLIEAYIKDVQEAGGAR; via the coding sequence ATGTTGGCACCAGGACAAACATGGGCGCTCGGCGCAACTGCTGGGGCGGTCAATAGCGGGGACATCATTTTTCAGCTTGTCGCTTTCATTTTGCTGATGATTTTGCTCCGCAAGTTTGCATGGGGACCGCTTATGGGCGTCATGAAACAGCGCGAGGAGCATATCGCGAACGAAATCGACCAAGCGGAAAAACGCCGCCAAGAAGCGGAAAAACTGCTTGAAGAGCAGCGTGAACTGATGAAGCAATCGCGTCAAGAAGCGCAAGCGCTCATCGAAAATGCGCGCAAGCTTGCCGAAGAGCAGAAAGAACAAATCGTCGCCTCGGCCCGTGCGGAAGCGGAACGGGTAAAAGAAACGGCGAAACAAGAAATCGAGCGCGAAAAAGAACAGGCAATGGCCGCGCTCCGCGAACAAGTGGCGTCGTTGTCTGTCTTGATCGCCTCAAAAGTGATTGAAAAAGAGCTGACCGAGCAAGATCAACGCAAGCTGATCGAAGCGTACATCAAAGACGTTCAAGAGGCAGGAGGAGCGCGATGA
- the atpG gene encoding F-ATPase gamma subunit gives MASLRDIKTRINATKKTSQITKAMEMVSTSKLNRAEQNAKSFVPYMEKIQEVVANVALGAGGASHPMLVSRPVKKTGYLVITSDRGLAGAYNSNVLRLVYQTIQKRHASPDEYAIIVIGRVGLSFFRKRNMPVILDITRLPDQPSFADIKEIARKTVGLFADGTFDELYMYYNHYVSAIQQEVTERKLLPLTDLAENKQRTVYEFEPSQEEILDVLLPQYAESLIYGALLDAKASEHAARMTAMKNATDNANELIRTLTLSYNRARQAAITQEITEIVAGANALQ, from the coding sequence TTGGCATCGTTACGCGATATTAAAACGCGCATCAATGCGACGAAGAAGACAAGCCAAATTACAAAAGCGATGGAAATGGTCTCGACGTCGAAGCTGAACCGAGCGGAGCAAAACGCGAAATCGTTCGTTCCATATATGGAGAAGATTCAAGAAGTCGTGGCCAACGTCGCGCTTGGCGCCGGGGGGGCTTCGCATCCGATGCTCGTTTCGCGCCCGGTGAAAAAGACCGGGTATCTCGTGATCACGTCGGATCGCGGTCTGGCTGGCGCGTACAACAGCAACGTGCTGCGCCTCGTGTACCAAACGATCCAAAAACGCCATGCTTCTCCGGACGAATATGCGATCATCGTCATCGGCCGCGTCGGGTTGAGCTTTTTCCGCAAGCGGAACATGCCGGTCATTCTCGACATCACCCGCTTGCCGGACCAGCCGTCGTTTGCTGATATTAAAGAAATCGCCCGCAAAACGGTTGGGTTATTCGCCGACGGTACGTTTGACGAGCTGTATATGTATTACAACCATTACGTGAGCGCGATCCAGCAAGAGGTGACGGAACGGAAGCTTCTGCCGCTCACTGACTTGGCGGAGAATAAGCAGCGCACGGTGTACGAATTTGAACCGTCGCAAGAAGAAATTTTGGACGTTTTGTTGCCGCAGTATGCGGAAAGCCTCATTTACGGCGCATTGCTCGATGCAAAAGCAAGCGAACACGCCGCCCGCATGACGGCGATGAAGAACGCAACGGACAATGCGAACGAGCTCATTCGCACATTGACGCTTTCCTACAACCGCGCTCGCCAAGCGGCGATTACGCAAGAAATTACGGAAATTGTCGCCGGAGCAAACGCCTTGCAATAG
- the nuoH gene encoding NADH-quinone oxidoreductase subunit H, producing MMEQWLESTPSWSNIALFFGLGALLLAVVLGFVTYGILAERKVMGFMQGRIGPNQVGGRFGLLQTVADVLKLLLKEDTIPKAADRPLYVLAPIIAFVPSFMVLAVLPFTDSFRFADIGVGLLYYIAVSGLTTIGVVAGGWASNNKYALLGGMRAAAQMISYEIPLVMSALGVVLLAGSMNLVDIVAVQKDVWFIFAQPLAFLIFFVAAVAELNRTPFDLPEAESELVAGFHVEYSGFRWAFFMLAEYVYMFAMAALITILFLGGWHPVAFLGWIPGAVWFALKFCAVVFVLIWFRATFPRVRADQLMEFAWKVLLPLSLVNIVLTALIKSWFF from the coding sequence ATGATGGAGCAATGGCTTGAATCGACGCCAAGTTGGTCGAACATCGCCCTGTTTTTCGGGCTTGGGGCGTTGCTTTTGGCGGTCGTGCTCGGGTTTGTCACATACGGCATTTTGGCCGAGCGGAAAGTGATGGGGTTTATGCAAGGGCGCATCGGCCCGAACCAGGTCGGCGGCCGCTTCGGACTGTTGCAAACCGTTGCCGATGTGTTGAAGCTGCTTTTGAAAGAGGATACGATCCCGAAAGCAGCCGACCGTCCGCTGTACGTGTTGGCGCCGATCATCGCCTTTGTGCCGTCGTTTATGGTGCTGGCGGTATTGCCGTTTACCGATTCGTTCCGGTTCGCCGATATCGGCGTCGGCCTTCTGTATTATATCGCTGTCTCCGGCTTGACGACCATCGGCGTTGTCGCCGGCGGCTGGGCGTCGAACAACAAATACGCTCTGCTTGGCGGCATGCGCGCGGCGGCGCAAATGATTTCCTATGAGATTCCGCTCGTCATGTCAGCGCTTGGCGTCGTGCTTTTGGCTGGAAGCATGAATTTAGTCGACATCGTTGCGGTGCAAAAAGACGTCTGGTTCATTTTCGCCCAACCGCTCGCCTTTTTGATTTTCTTTGTGGCAGCGGTGGCGGAATTGAACCGGACGCCGTTTGACTTGCCGGAGGCGGAGTCCGAGCTTGTCGCAGGGTTTCATGTTGAATATTCGGGATTCCGATGGGCGTTTTTCATGCTTGCCGAGTATGTGTACATGTTTGCCATGGCGGCGCTGATCACGATTTTGTTTCTCGGCGGCTGGCATCCGGTCGCGTTTCTCGGCTGGATTCCCGGAGCGGTTTGGTTTGCGTTGAAATTTTGTGCAGTTGTTTTCGTCCTCATTTGGTTTCGGGCGACGTTTCCGCGCGTGCGCGCCGACCAGCTGATGGAGTTCGCCTGGAAAGTGTTGCTTCCGCTTTCGCTCGTCAACATTGTGCTGACGGCGCTGATCAAGTCGTGGTTTTTCTAA
- the atpA gene encoding ATP synthase subunit alpha: MKGMSIRAEEISALIKQQIENYESQIQVSDVGTVIQIGDGIARAHGLDNVMSGELVEFANGVMGMALNLEENNVGIVILGPYTGIKEGDEVRRTGRIMEVPVGEALIGRVVNPLGQPVDGLGPVETTETRPIESPAPGVMDRRSVHEPLQTGIKAIDALVPIGRGQRELIIGDRQTGKTSVAIDTIINQKDQNMICIYVAIGQKESTVRTVVETLRKHGALDYTIVVTASASQPAPLLFLAPYAGVAMGEYFMYKGQHVLVVYDDLSKQAAAYRELSLLLRRPPGREAYPGDIFYLHSRLLERAAKLSDAKGGGSLTALPFVETQAGDISAYIPTNVISITDGQIFLQSDLFFSGVRPAINAGLSVSRVGGAAQIKAMKKVAGTLRLDLAAYRELEAFAQFGSDLDKATQAKLARGARTVEVLKQDLHQPIPVEKQVLIIYALTRGFLDDIPVEDVRRFEKEFYLWLDQNGQHLLEHIRTTKDLPNEDDLNQAIEAFKKTFVVSQ; encoded by the coding sequence GTGAAAGGCATGAGCATTAGAGCGGAAGAAATCAGCGCGCTCATTAAGCAGCAGATTGAAAACTACGAATCGCAAATCCAAGTGAGCGATGTCGGCACCGTCATCCAAATCGGCGACGGGATCGCGCGCGCTCATGGGCTTGATAACGTCATGTCCGGCGAGCTTGTTGAATTTGCCAACGGCGTGATGGGCATGGCGCTCAACTTGGAAGAAAACAACGTCGGGATTGTTATTTTAGGGCCGTATACCGGCATCAAAGAAGGAGACGAAGTGCGCCGCACAGGCCGGATCATGGAAGTGCCGGTCGGGGAGGCGCTCATCGGCCGCGTTGTCAACCCGCTCGGCCAGCCTGTCGATGGCTTAGGCCCGGTGGAAACGACGGAAACGCGCCCGATCGAGAGCCCGGCGCCGGGCGTTATGGACCGGAGATCGGTGCATGAGCCGCTGCAAACCGGGATTAAAGCGATCGACGCGCTCGTGCCGATCGGCCGCGGCCAGCGCGAGCTCATCATCGGCGACCGGCAAACGGGGAAAACGTCCGTCGCCATTGACACGATCATCAACCAAAAAGACCAAAACATGATTTGTATTTATGTCGCCATCGGGCAAAAAGAATCGACGGTCCGCACCGTTGTCGAAACGCTCCGCAAACACGGCGCGCTCGACTATACGATCGTCGTCACCGCTTCGGCGTCGCAGCCGGCTCCGCTTTTGTTCTTGGCGCCGTATGCCGGTGTGGCGATGGGCGAGTATTTCATGTATAAAGGCCAACACGTGTTAGTGGTCTATGACGATTTATCGAAACAAGCCGCGGCATACCGTGAATTGTCGCTCTTGCTTCGCCGTCCGCCGGGCCGTGAAGCGTATCCGGGGGATATTTTCTACTTGCACTCCCGCCTGCTTGAGCGCGCAGCGAAATTGAGCGATGCCAAAGGCGGCGGTTCGTTGACTGCGCTTCCGTTCGTCGAAACGCAAGCGGGCGATATTTCCGCGTACATTCCGACGAACGTCATCTCGATTACGGACGGGCAAATTTTCTTGCAATCGGACTTGTTCTTCTCCGGCGTCCGCCCAGCGATCAACGCAGGGTTGTCCGTTTCGCGCGTCGGTGGGGCAGCGCAAATCAAAGCGATGAAAAAAGTAGCCGGGACGCTCCGTTTGGACTTGGCCGCTTACCGTGAGCTCGAAGCGTTCGCCCAATTCGGCTCCGACCTCGATAAAGCGACGCAGGCGAAGCTCGCCCGCGGGGCGCGCACGGTCGAAGTGCTGAAGCAAGATTTGCATCAGCCGATTCCGGTCGAAAAACAAGTGTTGATCATCTATGCATTGACGCGCGGCTTTTTGGACGACATTCCGGTTGAAGATGTGCGCCGTTTCGAGAAAGAGTTTTACTTGTGGCTCGACCAAAACGGCCAACACTTGCTTGAGCACATCCGCACGACGAAAGATCTTCCGAACGAAGACGATCTCAATCAAGCGATCGAAGCGTTCAAGAAAACGTTTGTCGTTTCACAATAA
- a CDS encoding ATP synthase I chain gives MIDRIIKRIQKQSSVLMVGYAVGWILTSYEAWFFSLLIGTATGLYSIRLLARRVIKAGEAMAEGRRPPSLGTMIRFALAAAVALFVSRYPQHLSVMPVVIGLATPYILLVANHFLHND, from the coding sequence ATGATTGATAGGATCATAAAACGAATACAAAAGCAATCGTCGGTGCTAATGGTGGGTTATGCGGTAGGATGGATATTGACCAGTTATGAAGCGTGGTTTTTTAGTTTGCTCATTGGAACAGCAACAGGGCTGTACAGCATTCGCTTGCTGGCCCGGCGTGTCATAAAAGCAGGAGAAGCGATGGCCGAGGGACGGCGCCCTCCTTCGCTTGGGACCATGATTCGATTTGCGCTGGCTGCCGCCGTTGCGCTGTTTGTGTCCCGGTATCCCCAACATTTGTCCGTTATGCCGGTCGTCATCGGCTTGGCCACCCCATATATCCTATTGGTAGCAAATCATTTTTTACATAATGACTAA
- the upp gene encoding Uracil phosphoribosyltransferase — protein MGKVYVFDHPLIQHKLTYIRDKHTGTKEFRELVDEVATLMAFEITRDLPLEEVEIETPVSKAKAKVIAGKKLGVIPILRAGIGMVDGILKLIPAAKVGHIGLYRDPETLKPVEYYVKLPSDVEERDFIIVDPMLATGGSAVAAIEALKKRGAKSIKFMCLIAAPEGVKAVETAHPDVDIYIAALDERLNDHGYIVPGLGDAGDRLFGTK, from the coding sequence ATGGGAAAAGTGTATGTGTTTGACCATCCGCTCATCCAGCATAAATTGACGTATATTCGCGACAAGCACACCGGCACGAAAGAGTTTCGCGAGCTGGTTGATGAAGTGGCGACGTTGATGGCGTTTGAAATTACGCGCGATCTGCCGCTTGAGGAAGTCGAGATCGAAACCCCCGTCAGCAAAGCGAAAGCGAAAGTGATCGCCGGCAAAAAGCTCGGCGTCATCCCGATTTTGCGCGCCGGCATCGGCATGGTCGACGGCATCTTGAAGCTCATCCCGGCGGCGAAAGTCGGCCATATCGGCTTGTATCGCGATCCGGAAACGTTAAAGCCGGTCGAATACTACGTCAAACTGCCGAGCGATGTCGAGGAGCGCGACTTCATCATCGTCGACCCGATGCTCGCGACCGGCGGTTCGGCGGTGGCGGCGATCGAAGCGCTGAAAAAGCGAGGGGCCAAAAGCATTAAGTTCATGTGCCTCATCGCCGCGCCGGAAGGGGTTAAAGCGGTGGAAACCGCGCACCCGGATGTGGACATTTACATCGCTGCCCTTGATGAGCGGCTGAACGACCACGGCTATATCGTCCCCGGCCTCGGCGACGCCGGCGATCGGCTGTTTGGCACCAAATAA